Part of the Propionispora vibrioides genome, GACAAACATAAAAAAAGCTTTGATTAGGCTATATGAAGAAAGTCAGACACTAAGTAATCAATCCATATCCGATGAAATATGGGCAGAAATTCTTAACCTTGAAAATAGGTTAGATGAAATTACTCGTAAAAAAAATGAACAGGCGATAAGAAAAAGATGATGTAAGGGGTAGGCTGAGGGAACAATAGGGTTATTTAAAACAACGAGGTCATTGGACGTAAAAATCTACTGATCTCATTTTCTATCAGATGCCTTCTAGTGATTAAAACATGAAAATGGATAATATTACCTATTGATAATCTCTAAAAATCAAATTTCGTTAATCAGAAGGACTTCGACTCATTATTGCCACAATCCTTACATTTCATCAAGAACCTCCACAAGGTGAATCGCTGCCACAATTCGGACATTTCCTTACGTATCGTACATATCAATCAAACCCCTCAAAAAATAATAATTTTAATATATCACCTGTCGGTGATGATGAAAACGGAGGATTTTTTCTTAATCGGTACAATAAAATATATTACCGGAAGAAAAGTATCCAACAGGGATTGGGGACATGGGGACAGGCTCCATTGTTCCGGCATGAAGAAATGGTATATAGAGTTATAAAAGCAATTGTTGAAAGAATAAAATAAGGCACCCCACCGTCCTTATGTCCGTGAGAAAAAATAGGAGCTCTATCTGAAATGGAGATAGAGCTCCCATTTTTGTCGATTTTTTAGGGATGTAAGAACATATGTAAAAGGAAAATTGGAAATTCCTTTGAGAATAGAGAGGAAATGGAATTTTAGTGGAGAAATGTGAAATAAATTACATATTTTACATATTAAAAGTCTTACTAGCTATATTTGATTAGGAGAAGAAAAAAGGTACATATGAGTGATTCTTCAATTTCCCAGGAACGGTTAGCGTTAATAGCTGAAGCAGCATTGAGACAATTGGAAAGTGGTAGGGATTTAGACAGTGTAGTAATGAAACTGGAGGCAAAAGGACTATCGCCTGGAGAAGCTCAGGATTTAGGGGAAAAGGTATATAAGGAATATATTGAAAAGCAGGAGGCAGCACTAAATAATCAAAATTGTTCAAGTTGTAAGCAAAATACGCCTGAAGAAGGATATGCTGCATCTTTATGCCCCGGTTGTCGCAGTAAATTAGTTGCGCGACCATTCCCAATGTGGATTAAGCTGGCCACTGGGGTCGTGTCCGTCATTTTACTATTTGCTTGCTTTGGAATTCAGGAAGCGTTTACCTCGAGGCTTGCTTTTGAAAGAGGGTTAAAATATGAAGCCAGTGGGAATTATGCTACCGCAATTAGTCAATATCAAAAGGCACTACAGTACTATCCTGATTCTACCAAAATATTGGTTCGGCAAACAGTGGCCTATTTTAAGAATAATGATGTTATGGCTGCTGCGGCAACCGTGAAAAAAATACAAGGGCGTAAGGTGGATAAAGAAACTGCCAACGAGATTAATGGAATTATAGATAAAATGACGAAACTCAAAGATAGTAAATAGGAGGGCTTTATGTTTATTCCAGGATTTCTTATTAGTATTGTTACGTTCCCAGGAGTTATTGTACATGAGATTGCCCATCAGTTTTTTTGTCGCGTATTCAGAGTTGCGGTTGTTGATGTCTGTTATTTTAGGGTTGGAAACCCGGCCGGTTATGTAATTCATGAAACGCCTAAAAATTTATGGCATCAATTGTTCATTGCTATTGGTCCCTTTATTATAAATACAGTGCTAGGAGCGATTATTGCTTTTCCGGCCGCTATGAAATACCACTTTTCTTCTATGGGAATTTTGGATGGGCTATTAATGTGGGTGGGAATTTCTATTGCTATGCATTCTTTTCCGAGTAGCGGAGATGCCAAGAGTATATGGAATGCAACGAAACAAGCCCCTTTTTTGGTCAAAACGGTGAGTTTTCCTCTGGTAGGCTTAATTTATCTTGGAGCTATGGGGTCATTTTTCTGGCTTGACCTGGCATATGGAGTTGTCGTAAGCAATTTCATACCCGATCTTTTAGTAAAAGCTTTATTATAGTTGTTTTATCTTAGAAGCAAATGGGCGCTTCTTTAACTTCCTGAAAACATCAAAGATCTGTAGAGGTAAAAAGGTCGCGGACCTTCTCTAATCACATTTAATAAATTTCCTAATATATTACCACACACGATACTAGGTAGCGGTGGGGGAAGAGATAAAGCAATAGAGTGGAGTTGATGGAATGAAGTGTAGAGCTTTATGTTTGATAACAGTATTCTTGCTGATGATATTTAGTGTTTGCAGTGCGGCGACGGATATTAATCCACGTAGCGGAGATTCAAAATTGGTATCTGCAGTTGCGCAACAAGGAGAGGCTAAGATTAATTTTGTTCGTTCCTTCAAAGGTCACATGTATATTGAATTACAGCATGTTACGCGAGGGGCAGAAGATTATGCAGTGCTTCATATTCAGGGATGGGATGGAACAAAAGATTTCGACAACGTAGAAATTAAAACAGCGGTCGGACAGGAAATTTCTCTACAAGCAGCCGATGTAAAGCCAGCGGTATATCTGCCTTCTGATTACATAGATAAATGGTATAATATTAATCTTAAAGATTGGGAAAGGATTTCGGCAGATAAAAAGGTTGTTTGCGTAATGCACAGAAAAGATGGGAAAAGCTATGAAGTTAAGATAGATGATTTGCTTTCCTATGTAAATAGCGTTAGTGAATCTGCCAAGGATTTGCCGGTTTCCTATGGGCCTCAATACAGCGTTTTTTTCCCAGGAAAAGCATATAAAGAAGTCAGGGATACTTTTGCTTATCATATCAATGAAAGAGGCAAGAATAATAAGGCAGTAGCTATTAATGGATTTTGGCGCTATGCAGTAGATGAAAATTCACGGGCTATTGGTTTTAGCTATGACTATTCGCCACAGCATATAAATTATGTAAAATTTATCGAAATGCCGGAAGGAACCTGGTTAAACCTTGATCATTGGACAGGACCACCCCTTTATGATAGCTACTATGAGTGGAAGGATCGGACTGCTATTGATGATGCGACCCGAAAAATTTACCAGACATATGTAGCGCTTGAACCTTGGGGAGATTATGGAATTTCCCTACAAGGAAGTCCTTTAAAGACCCCTTTAATTGTGGATAGAGTAAATTTAAAGCTGCATCCGGAACTTGACGGGTTAAAACCAGGAGATCAAATTATTGCAGTAAATGGCAAAGATACGAAGGATTTTTTGCGTTATGAAATGGATTATCTCATGTGGTATAGTAAGGACCATCCGGATTTAAGGCTTACAGTCCAGAATAAAACGCAAGGTACTTTTGAAATTACTGCCAAAGCACACATTAGTAATCCGCTTGTAGATAATGTAGATTATGAGGCAATTAATAAAAAGGAAGATTATCTTTGGTATAAAAAGAGAACCCCATTAGCCTATACACCAAATTTTTATGCGCCGTATGAGATTTTTGATCCATATGGGCCGCAAAATGTACCTTTGGTGTCTCCAAGAACAATGTTTTTGATAGAGTAATGTGCTCTTTCTAATTTCAGAAAGAACAAAGGGATATGCGGATGTCTTGGCAAAGAGATGAGATAATTAAAGTGTGAAAATCCTATATATCTTAAAGAGATGTCAACGGACAAAATCCGTTGACATCTCTATTTCTCTCAGGTATTGTCTGGTGAATATACCATACCCGGCTGCATAACCAACAAGTTATTTTTGAGTTATAAG contains:
- a CDS encoding tetratricopeptide repeat protein, whose protein sequence is MSDSSISQERLALIAEAALRQLESGRDLDSVVMKLEAKGLSPGEAQDLGEKVYKEYIEKQEAALNNQNCSSCKQNTPEEGYAASLCPGCRSKLVARPFPMWIKLATGVVSVILLFACFGIQEAFTSRLAFERGLKYEASGNYATAISQYQKALQYYPDSTKILVRQTVAYFKNNDVMAAAATVKKIQGRKVDKETANEINGIIDKMTKLKDSK
- a CDS encoding PDZ domain-containing protein translates to MKCRALCLITVFLLMIFSVCSAATDINPRSGDSKLVSAVAQQGEAKINFVRSFKGHMYIELQHVTRGAEDYAVLHIQGWDGTKDFDNVEIKTAVGQEISLQAADVKPAVYLPSDYIDKWYNINLKDWERISADKKVVCVMHRKDGKSYEVKIDDLLSYVNSVSESAKDLPVSYGPQYSVFFPGKAYKEVRDTFAYHINERGKNNKAVAINGFWRYAVDENSRAIGFSYDYSPQHINYVKFIEMPEGTWLNLDHWTGPPLYDSYYEWKDRTAIDDATRKIYQTYVALEPWGDYGISLQGSPLKTPLIVDRVNLKLHPELDGLKPGDQIIAVNGKDTKDFLRYEMDYLMWYSKDHPDLRLTVQNKTQGTFEITAKAHISNPLVDNVDYEAINKKEDYLWYKKRTPLAYTPNFYAPYEIFDPYGPQNVPLVSPRTMFLIE
- a CDS encoding metalloprotease family protein produces the protein MFIPGFLISIVTFPGVIVHEIAHQFFCRVFRVAVVDVCYFRVGNPAGYVIHETPKNLWHQLFIAIGPFIINTVLGAIIAFPAAMKYHFSSMGILDGLLMWVGISIAMHSFPSSGDAKSIWNATKQAPFLVKTVSFPLVGLIYLGAMGSFFWLDLAYGVVVSNFIPDLLVKALL